A region from the Pseudonocardia petroleophila genome encodes:
- a CDS encoding acyl-CoA synthetase — MDRGIGHWVTRRAFLHGERTAFVSGDDHYSYTDVDRRTDQVASALRDLGVRKGDRVAVLLVNSVEFMELLLGCAKIGAITVPINVRLAGPEIGYILADSGADVFAFHEPLADGAVAALAEPGVRVRHRIRVWGPARDGEIGYDAFLSGGAAEPFHGDVDGSDVAFIMYTSGTTGRPKGAMLTHDNLLWNAVNVLGTAHGLRGSDVTVAVAPMFHIGGLGVHTLPLLYAGGTSVILPSFDPVGTLKAMAESRATVQFMVPAMWSALTRVPDFDSYDLSALKLAMGGGSPVPLTVIDFMQQRGVPFSEGFGMTETAPLVSILETDHVTAKAGSIGRVAVHVDARIVDPDDRDLPPDTVGELLVRGRNVFVGYWMKPAATAEAFRSGWFHTGDLGRIDPEGFITLVDRKKDMIISGGENVYPIEVEQVLFQHPGVLDAAVVGGPDEKWGERVVAVVVADPAAGAEPAAEDLIAWCRDRLAHFKCPREVHLVAELPRNATGKLLKTELRKRFTGVEGGVVQR; from the coding sequence ATGGATCGCGGTATCGGTCACTGGGTCACCCGGCGGGCCTTCCTCCACGGCGAGCGCACCGCGTTCGTGTCCGGGGACGACCACTACAGCTACACCGACGTCGACCGGCGCACCGACCAGGTCGCGTCGGCACTGCGTGACCTGGGCGTCCGCAAGGGGGACCGGGTGGCGGTCCTGCTGGTCAACTCCGTGGAGTTCATGGAGCTGCTGCTGGGCTGCGCGAAGATCGGCGCGATCACCGTGCCGATCAACGTACGGCTGGCCGGGCCCGAGATCGGGTACATCCTGGCCGACTCCGGGGCCGACGTCTTCGCCTTCCACGAGCCGCTCGCGGACGGGGCCGTGGCCGCGCTCGCCGAGCCGGGGGTGCGGGTCCGGCACCGGATCCGCGTGTGGGGCCCGGCCCGCGACGGCGAGATCGGCTACGACGCGTTCCTGTCCGGCGGGGCCGCCGAACCCTTCCACGGTGACGTCGACGGCAGCGACGTGGCGTTCATCATGTACACCTCGGGCACCACCGGCCGCCCCAAGGGTGCCATGCTCACCCACGACAACCTGCTGTGGAACGCGGTCAACGTGCTCGGCACCGCCCATGGCCTGCGTGGCAGCGACGTGACCGTGGCCGTGGCCCCGATGTTCCACATCGGCGGTCTCGGGGTGCACACCCTCCCGCTGCTCTACGCCGGCGGCACCAGCGTCATCCTGCCCTCGTTCGACCCGGTGGGGACGCTCAAGGCGATGGCGGAGAGCCGGGCGACCGTGCAGTTCATGGTCCCGGCGATGTGGTCGGCCCTCACCCGGGTGCCGGACTTCGACAGCTACGACCTGTCGGCGCTGAAGCTGGCCATGGGGGGTGGGTCGCCGGTCCCGCTGACCGTGATCGACTTCATGCAGCAGCGCGGCGTGCCGTTCAGCGAGGGTTTCGGGATGACCGAGACCGCGCCGCTGGTGTCGATCCTGGAGACCGACCACGTCACCGCCAAGGCCGGGTCGATCGGGCGCGTGGCGGTGCACGTCGACGCGCGGATCGTCGACCCCGACGACCGGGACCTGCCCCCCGACACCGTCGGGGAGCTGCTGGTGCGCGGGCGCAACGTGTTCGTCGGGTACTGGATGAAGCCGGCGGCCACAGCGGAGGCCTTCCGCAGCGGCTGGTTCCACACCGGCGACCTGGGCCGGATCGACCCCGAGGGCTTCATCACGCTGGTGGACCGCAAGAAGGACATGATCATCTCCGGTGGGGAGAACGTCTACCCGATCGAGGTGGAGCAGGTGCTGTTCCAGCACCCCGGCGTGCTCGACGCCGCCGTCGTCGGCGGGCCGGACGAGAAGTGGGGGGAGCGGGTCGTCGCCGTCGTGGTAGCCGACCCCGCGGCCGGTGCGGAGCCCGCGGCCGAGGACCTGATCGCCTGGTGCCGCGACCGGCTGGCGCACTTCAAGTGCCCGCGCGAGGTGCACCTGGTGGCGGAGCTGCCCCGCAACGCCACCGGAAAGCTGCTCAAGACCGAGCTGCGCAAGCGGTTCACCGGGGTCGAGGGAGGCGTCGTCCAGCGCTGA
- a CDS encoding acyl-CoA dehydrogenase family protein, which translates to MTQLDQRAVPTATPDPWTTPERLALRELALSFTRREIAPNLPEWEDAGELPRALHRSAAEVGLLGIGFPEEVGGSGGDLRDLVLLTEAVMEGGGSSGVLASLLTHNIALPHLVASGDPDQIRRYVEPTLVGEKIGSLGITEPDTGSDVAGIRTTARREGDHYVVNGAKLFITSAVRADFVTTAVRTGGPGASGISLLVVDRDTPGFTVSRSLRKMGWLCSDTAELGYSDVRVPVANLVGPENSGFVQIMRQFQVERAFIAVQCYATAQRCLDLTLDWVRQRETFGRPLSTRQVVRHKIVDMATAVDVARTYTRVAVDRIVAGDTDVRMVSMAKNQAVEACALAVDTAVQLHGGMGYLRETEVEMHYRDSRILGIGGGTTEIMKEIIAKHIGL; encoded by the coding sequence ATGACCCAGCTGGACCAGCGTGCCGTCCCGACAGCGACACCGGATCCGTGGACGACGCCGGAGCGCCTCGCGCTGCGTGAGCTGGCGCTGTCGTTCACCCGCCGGGAGATCGCCCCGAACCTGCCGGAGTGGGAGGACGCGGGCGAGCTGCCTCGCGCGCTGCACCGGAGCGCGGCAGAGGTCGGGCTGCTCGGCATCGGGTTCCCCGAGGAGGTGGGCGGCAGCGGTGGCGACCTGCGGGACCTGGTGCTGCTCACCGAGGCCGTGATGGAGGGGGGCGGTTCCTCGGGGGTGCTGGCCAGCCTGCTCACCCACAACATCGCGCTCCCGCACCTCGTCGCGTCCGGCGACCCCGATCAGATCCGCCGCTACGTCGAGCCGACCCTCGTCGGGGAGAAGATCGGCAGCCTCGGCATCACCGAGCCCGACACCGGCTCCGACGTGGCCGGGATCCGGACCACCGCGCGGCGCGAGGGCGACCATTACGTCGTCAACGGGGCGAAGCTGTTCATCACCTCCGCGGTGCGGGCCGACTTCGTCACCACCGCGGTACGCACCGGCGGCCCGGGGGCGTCCGGCATCTCGCTGTTGGTGGTGGACCGCGACACGCCGGGATTCACCGTCTCGCGCTCGCTGCGGAAGATGGGCTGGCTCTGCTCCGACACCGCCGAGCTGGGCTACTCCGACGTCAGGGTGCCGGTGGCGAACCTGGTCGGCCCGGAGAACAGCGGTTTCGTCCAGATCATGCGGCAGTTCCAGGTGGAGCGGGCCTTCATCGCGGTGCAGTGCTACGCCACCGCCCAGCGCTGCCTCGACCTCACCCTGGACTGGGTCAGGCAGCGGGAGACCTTCGGCCGGCCGCTCTCGACCCGGCAGGTGGTCCGGCACAAGATCGTCGACATGGCGACGGCCGTCGACGTCGCACGGACCTACACCCGCGTCGCGGTCGACCGCATCGTCGCCGGTGACACCGACGTGCGGATGGTCTCGATGGCCAAGAACCAGGCCGTCGAGGCCTGCGCGCTCGCCGTCGACACCGCCGTGCAGCTCCACGGCGGCATGGGCTACCTGCGCGAGACCGAGGTGGAGATGCACTACCGCGACTCCCGGATCCTCGGGATCGGCGGCGGCACCACGGAGATCATGAAGGAGATCATCGCCAAGCACATCGGCCTCTAG
- a CDS encoding TetR/AcrR family transcriptional regulator, which yields MAGFRRTVLLEVATELFSRQGYHAVGIDDIGAAAGVTGPAVYRHFQNKDAILRELCNTAMTELLAGARRAAQAGDAEHILSALISVHAGFGSRHRRLVAVYVREHRALSPIALRALRRRQHDYEAIWSGALRQMRSDLNAAEAAGVVTAVLSLINAAAHMPAELDDTAVERLLSTGAAAVLLARPADIDSAAG from the coding sequence GTGGCCGGGTTCCGACGCACCGTGCTCCTCGAGGTCGCCACCGAGCTGTTCTCCCGGCAGGGTTACCACGCGGTCGGTATCGACGACATCGGCGCGGCCGCGGGCGTCACCGGCCCGGCGGTGTACCGCCATTTCCAGAACAAGGACGCCATCCTCCGCGAGCTGTGCAACACGGCGATGACGGAGCTGCTCGCCGGGGCGCGGCGCGCCGCCCAGGCAGGCGATGCGGAGCACATCCTGAGCGCCCTGATCTCCGTGCACGCCGGATTCGGGTCACGTCACCGTCGGCTGGTGGCGGTGTACGTCCGCGAGCACCGGGCGCTGTCCCCGATCGCGCTGCGCGCGCTGCGCCGCCGCCAGCACGACTACGAGGCGATCTGGTCCGGGGCGCTCAGGCAGATGCGGTCCGACCTGAACGCCGCAGAGGCCGCCGGCGTGGTCACCGCCGTGCTGTCACTGATCAACGCCGCCGCCCACATGCCGGCCGAGCTCGACGACACCGCGGTGGAGCGGCTGCTGAGCACCGGCGCCGCGGCGGTTCTGCTGGCCCGACCCGCCGACATCGACTCCGCCGCGGGCTGA
- a CDS encoding acyl-CoA carboxylase subunit beta translates to MEEKLVDVLPDRVDTQGPDYIGNRKGLTAQLTAISEQLALANGGGGEKYVARHRKRGKLLVRERIELLLDPDTAFLELCPFAAWGTKFPVGASVVVGIGVVEGVESMIIGHDPTVRGGASNPFTFRKVFRGMAIARENRLPIINVVESGGADLPTQAEIFVPGGQLFHDLTQHSALGLPTLALVFGNSTAGGAYIPGMCDYVVMIRNRSKVFLGGPPLVKMATGEVSDDESLGGGDMHARTSGLADFLAEDEQDAIRIGRRIMARLNWRKLGPGPTMPADPPVLDPDQLIGIASVDPKVPFDPRDVIARVVDGSAFDEFKPLYGTSLVTGWASIHGYPVGILANARGILFSEEAEKASQFIQLANQVDTPLIFLQNTTGYMVGAEYEQGGIIKDGAKMINAVSNSTVPHLTIVMGSSYGAGNYGMCGRSYSPRFLFAWPNSKSAVMGPAQLAGVLSIVARESAADRGLPFDEDADAQMRAAVEGQIERESVALANSGRLYDDGIIDPRDTRTVLGLCLSVVHNDEVRGQRGYGVFRM, encoded by the coding sequence ATGGAGGAGAAGTTGGTTGACGTGCTGCCCGACCGGGTCGACACGCAGGGCCCGGACTACATCGGCAACCGCAAAGGGCTCACGGCACAGCTGACCGCGATCTCCGAGCAGCTCGCGCTGGCCAACGGCGGGGGCGGGGAGAAGTACGTCGCACGCCATCGCAAGCGCGGGAAGCTACTCGTCCGGGAACGGATCGAGCTGCTGCTCGACCCGGACACCGCGTTCCTGGAGCTGTGCCCGTTCGCCGCGTGGGGCACCAAGTTCCCGGTCGGCGCCAGCGTGGTCGTGGGGATCGGGGTGGTCGAGGGCGTCGAGTCGATGATCATCGGCCACGACCCGACGGTCCGCGGCGGGGCGTCGAACCCGTTCACCTTCCGCAAGGTCTTCCGCGGTATGGCGATCGCCCGCGAGAACCGGCTGCCGATCATCAACGTCGTCGAGTCCGGCGGAGCCGACCTGCCCACCCAGGCCGAGATCTTCGTCCCGGGCGGCCAGCTGTTCCACGACCTGACCCAGCACAGCGCCCTGGGCCTGCCCACCCTCGCGCTGGTGTTCGGCAACTCCACCGCGGGCGGCGCCTACATCCCGGGCATGTGCGACTACGTGGTGATGATCCGCAACCGCTCCAAGGTCTTCCTCGGCGGCCCGCCGCTGGTGAAGATGGCGACCGGGGAGGTGTCCGACGACGAGTCGCTCGGCGGCGGTGACATGCACGCCCGCACCTCCGGCCTGGCCGACTTCCTCGCCGAGGACGAGCAGGACGCCATCCGGATCGGGCGCCGGATCATGGCCCGGCTGAACTGGCGCAAGCTCGGGCCCGGCCCGACGATGCCCGCCGACCCGCCCGTGCTCGACCCGGACCAGCTGATCGGCATCGCCTCGGTCGACCCGAAGGTCCCCTTCGACCCGCGCGACGTCATCGCCCGGGTGGTCGACGGCTCCGCGTTCGACGAGTTCAAACCGCTCTACGGCACCTCGCTGGTCACCGGGTGGGCCTCGATCCACGGCTACCCGGTCGGTATCCTGGCCAACGCCCGGGGGATCCTGTTCAGCGAGGAGGCCGAGAAGGCCTCGCAGTTCATCCAGCTGGCCAACCAGGTCGACACGCCGCTGATCTTCCTGCAGAACACCACCGGCTACATGGTCGGCGCCGAGTACGAGCAGGGCGGGATCATCAAGGACGGCGCGAAGATGATCAACGCGGTATCCAACAGCACCGTGCCGCACCTGACGATCGTCATGGGTTCCTCCTACGGCGCGGGCAACTACGGGATGTGCGGGCGGTCCTACTCCCCGCGTTTCCTGTTCGCCTGGCCGAACTCCAAGTCGGCCGTGATGGGCCCGGCGCAGCTGGCCGGGGTGCTCTCGATCGTGGCCAGGGAGTCCGCGGCGGACCGCGGCCTGCCCTTCGACGAGGACGCCGACGCCCAGATGCGCGCCGCCGTCGAGGGGCAGATCGAGCGCGAGTCGGTGGCCCTGGCCAATAGCGGGCGGCTCTACGACGACGGGATCATCGACCCGCGCGACACTCGGACCGTGCTCGGACTCTGCCTGTCCGTGGTGCACAACGACGAGGTCCGTGGCCAGCGTGGCTACGGCGTGTTCCGGATGTGA
- a CDS encoding transglutaminase-like domain-containing protein, with amino-acid sequence MSTDEYLASGRFVDSDSATVRAFAAEVVGDETDPVTRAVLLFEVVRDRIWYDPFATSTDPASYRASAVLEAGRSWCVPKAVLLAAAARAAGIPARLGFADVRNHLQTERLKKKMNGVDLFVFHGYTDLFLEGRWVKATPAFNAELCARFGVEPMAFDGRSDALLHEYTAEGSAYMEYVHDRGVYTDLPLEEMLATLQQVYGDALLDTEVPLGTDEFTAAVPAAG; translated from the coding sequence ATGAGCACCGATGAGTACCTCGCCTCAGGGCGGTTCGTGGACTCCGACTCGGCCACGGTTCGCGCCTTCGCCGCCGAGGTCGTCGGCGACGAGACCGACCCCGTGACACGGGCGGTCCTGCTGTTCGAGGTGGTCCGCGACCGGATCTGGTACGACCCGTTCGCCACGAGCACCGACCCGGCGAGCTACCGGGCCAGCGCGGTGCTGGAGGCCGGGCGTTCCTGGTGCGTGCCGAAGGCGGTTCTGCTCGCCGCGGCGGCGCGGGCGGCCGGCATCCCGGCGCGCCTCGGATTCGCCGACGTGCGCAACCACCTCCAGACCGAGCGCCTCAAGAAGAAGATGAACGGGGTCGACCTGTTCGTGTTCCACGGCTATACCGACCTGTTCCTGGAGGGCCGGTGGGTCAAGGCCACCCCGGCCTTCAACGCGGAGTTGTGCGCGCGGTTCGGTGTCGAGCCGATGGCGTTCGACGGCCGCTCGGACGCCCTGCTGCACGAGTACACCGCCGAGGGCAGTGCGTACATGGAGTACGTCCACGACCGCGGGGTCTACACCGACCTGCCGCTCGAGGAGATGCTCGCGACGCTGCAGCAGGTATACGGCGACGCCCTGCTGGACACCGAAGTGCCCCTGGGCACCGACGAGTTCACCGCGGCGGTCCCGGCGGCCGGCTAG
- a CDS encoding ATP-binding protein: MAMPVIKKLLVANRGEIARRVFRTCRDLGIATVAVYSDADADAWHVEDADEAVRLPGSSPTETYLQVDRVIAAALHTGADAVHPGYGFLSENAAFARACAAAGLVFVGPPPDAIDAMGSKLTAKAMMAEAGVPVLPGGDATDLDAEALRKLGAEVGYPLLVKASAGGGGRGMRIVESADTLEESVASAAREATSAFADGTVFLERYVQRPRHVEIQVMADTHGGTVALFERECSVQRRHQKVIEEAPSPVVGEDLRAKMGAAAVAAAKAVGYVGAGTVEFVLDANGGADDGTFAFLEMNTRLQVEHPVTELVTGLDLVRLQLLVAMGEPLPAEVLEPTITGHAVEARLYAEDPTKGYLPRTGTLRTLRFPELTGVRVDSGVRDGSVVSHHYDPMLAKVIVWAPTRAEALGTLSAALAGARIHGLTTNRDLLVRVLRHPEFAGRGTDTGFLDRHDATELGGPLLDADGERLHALAATLAGVAANRATARVQPGLPAGWRNNPSQLQRAGWTSTAGTELQVSYAMHRDRVEAEVDGKPIEDIVVLDHGPGRVVLEAAGVRRSYEVLLDGETAHVDSSAGSSTFTRIPRFVDPSTLKPAGSLTAPMPGSVIRVPVAAGDLVTAGQPLVVLEAMKMEHSVTSPIDGVVTELPVEVGRQVSTGDPLAVVEPVDDET, from the coding sequence ATGGCGATGCCCGTGATCAAGAAATTGCTCGTAGCCAACCGTGGCGAGATCGCCCGGCGGGTCTTCCGGACCTGCCGCGACCTCGGCATCGCCACGGTCGCGGTGTACTCCGATGCCGACGCCGACGCCTGGCACGTCGAGGACGCCGACGAGGCGGTACGGCTGCCCGGCTCCTCGCCCACCGAGACCTACCTCCAGGTCGACCGGGTGATCGCCGCCGCGCTGCACACCGGAGCAGACGCCGTGCACCCCGGCTACGGCTTCCTGTCGGAGAACGCGGCCTTCGCCCGCGCCTGCGCTGCGGCCGGGCTGGTGTTCGTCGGGCCGCCGCCCGACGCCATCGACGCGATGGGCTCCAAGCTCACCGCGAAGGCGATGATGGCCGAGGCCGGTGTCCCGGTGCTCCCGGGCGGGGACGCGACCGACCTCGACGCCGAGGCGCTGCGCAAGCTCGGCGCCGAGGTCGGCTACCCGCTGCTGGTGAAGGCCAGTGCCGGTGGCGGCGGGCGCGGGATGCGGATCGTGGAGTCGGCCGACACGCTCGAGGAGTCCGTGGCCTCGGCGGCCCGCGAGGCCACCTCGGCGTTCGCCGACGGCACCGTGTTCCTGGAGCGCTACGTGCAGCGCCCCCGGCACGTCGAGATCCAGGTGATGGCCGACACGCACGGCGGCACCGTCGCGCTGTTCGAGCGGGAGTGCTCGGTGCAGCGACGCCACCAGAAGGTGATCGAGGAGGCTCCCTCGCCGGTCGTCGGCGAGGACCTGCGGGCCAAGATGGGCGCCGCGGCGGTCGCCGCGGCGAAGGCCGTGGGGTATGTGGGCGCCGGTACCGTCGAGTTCGTCCTGGACGCGAACGGGGGTGCCGACGACGGCACGTTCGCCTTCCTGGAGATGAACACGCGCCTGCAGGTCGAACACCCGGTCACCGAGCTGGTCACCGGACTGGACCTGGTCCGCCTGCAGCTGCTAGTGGCGATGGGTGAGCCGTTGCCAGCGGAGGTCCTCGAGCCGACGATCACCGGCCACGCGGTGGAGGCTAGGCTCTACGCCGAGGACCCGACGAAGGGCTACCTGCCCCGTACCGGCACTCTGCGCACGCTGCGCTTCCCCGAGCTTACCGGCGTGCGGGTCGACTCCGGCGTGCGGGACGGCTCCGTGGTCAGCCACCACTACGACCCGATGCTCGCCAAGGTCATCGTCTGGGCACCCACCCGGGCCGAGGCGCTCGGCACGCTGTCCGCGGCGCTGGCCGGGGCCCGGATCCACGGCCTCACGACCAACCGCGACCTGCTGGTCCGGGTGCTGCGGCACCCGGAGTTCGCCGGCCGCGGCACCGACACCGGCTTCCTGGACCGGCACGACGCCACCGAGCTCGGCGGGCCGCTGCTCGACGCCGACGGCGAGCGGCTGCACGCCCTCGCCGCCACCCTCGCCGGGGTCGCCGCCAACCGGGCGACCGCCCGGGTCCAGCCCGGCCTGCCGGCGGGATGGCGCAACAACCCCTCGCAGCTGCAGCGGGCCGGGTGGACCTCGACCGCGGGCACCGAACTGCAGGTGTCCTACGCGATGCACCGCGACCGGGTCGAGGCCGAGGTCGACGGCAAGCCGATCGAGGACATCGTCGTGCTCGACCACGGCCCCGGCCGGGTCGTGCTGGAGGCGGCCGGGGTACGGCGATCCTACGAGGTGCTCCTCGACGGCGAGACCGCCCACGTCGACAGCAGTGCGGGGTCCAGCACCTTCACCCGGATCCCCCGCTTCGTCGACCCCAGCACCCTGAAGCCGGCCGGATCGCTGACCGCGCCGATGCCCGGTTCGGTGATCCGGGTGCCCGTGGCGGCAGGCGACCTGGTCACCGCGGGCCAGCCCCTGGTCGTGCTGGAGGCGATGAAGATGGAGCACTCGGTGACCAGCCCGATCGACGGGGTGGTGACGGAGCTGCCGGTCGAGGTCGGCCGGCAGGTGTCCACCGGCGACCCGCTCGCCGTGGTCGAGCCCGTCGACGACGAGACGTAA
- a CDS encoding acyl-CoA dehydrogenase family protein, giving the protein MHYAFDADQETFRRELATFAQKVLAPHYQPDDRAGRMRPELPREMASMGLTGLRVPERFGGQEADAVTTGLAAEEVSRADINACYILLVAALNADILVGNASEEQLARWLPPIADGSALSALVLTEPEHGSDAANLSLRAQPDGAGWRLTGEKTSISMGMLADTGIVFARTGGSGARGVSAFYVDLHDDRISRTALDDHGGRAIGRASLHFDSVPVGRDELIGQEGAGFVSVMQGFDYSRAVIGLMCVGIAEAALDDALDYARTREAFGGPIGRNQGVAFPLVEQATRLAGARHICYEALWRKDQGLDHTVAANMAKWFAPKTAGEVVHQALLTFGHAGWGSDSPQGQRLRDVMAFEIADGTAQVAKLVVARHLLGRKFAP; this is encoded by the coding sequence GTGCACTACGCCTTCGACGCCGACCAGGAAACCTTCCGGCGCGAGCTCGCCACCTTCGCGCAGAAGGTCCTCGCCCCGCACTACCAGCCCGACGACCGGGCGGGCCGGATGCGCCCGGAACTCCCCCGGGAGATGGCCTCGATGGGCCTCACCGGGCTGCGCGTCCCGGAGCGCTTCGGCGGCCAGGAGGCGGATGCCGTCACCACCGGCCTGGCGGCCGAGGAGGTGTCCCGGGCAGATATCAACGCCTGCTACATCCTGCTGGTCGCCGCGCTGAACGCCGACATCCTGGTCGGCAACGCCAGCGAGGAGCAGCTGGCCCGCTGGCTGCCGCCGATCGCCGACGGCTCGGCGCTCTCGGCCCTGGTGCTGACCGAGCCCGAGCACGGGTCCGACGCGGCCAACCTCTCCCTGCGCGCGCAGCCTGACGGGGCGGGCTGGCGGCTCACCGGGGAGAAGACCTCGATCTCGATGGGCATGCTCGCCGACACAGGCATCGTCTTCGCCCGGACAGGCGGGTCGGGCGCCCGTGGCGTCAGCGCGTTCTACGTCGACCTGCACGACGACCGGATCTCCCGGACCGCGCTCGACGACCACGGCGGCCGGGCGATCGGGCGCGCGTCGCTGCACTTCGACTCCGTGCCGGTGGGTCGCGACGAGCTGATCGGGCAGGAGGGTGCCGGCTTCGTCTCGGTGATGCAGGGCTTCGACTACTCCCGCGCGGTGATCGGCCTGATGTGCGTCGGGATCGCCGAGGCGGCGCTGGACGACGCCCTGGACTACGCCCGCACGCGGGAGGCCTTCGGCGGCCCGATCGGGCGCAACCAGGGTGTGGCGTTCCCCCTGGTGGAGCAGGCCACGCGCCTCGCCGGCGCCCGCCACATCTGCTACGAGGCCCTGTGGCGCAAGGACCAGGGCCTGGACCACACGGTGGCCGCGAACATGGCGAAGTGGTTCGCGCCCAAGACAGCGGGCGAGGTCGTACACCAGGCGCTGCTGACCTTCGGGCATGCCGGGTGGGGCAGCGACAGCCCCCAGGGCCAGCGGCTGCGCGACGTGATGGCCTTCGAGATCGCCGACGGCACCGCTCAGGTCGCGAAGCTGGTGGTCGCCCGGCACCTCCTGGGCCGCAAGTTCGCTCCGTAG
- a CDS encoding acyl-CoA dehydrogenase family protein: MELHETEERLDLRKAVTEIARDFGHDYYVTKSLAGEKSSELWNAVGKQGFLGVNITEEYGGGGGGIYDMQIVGEELAAAGCPLLMTVVSPTICGTIIQAYGSDELKARWLPGIASGEVIMSFAITEPDAGSNSHNIATHAKKVGGEWVLNGTKYYISGVDEAEAILVVTRTSTDDRGRGRLSLIVVPTDAPGLTRTVIPVQAVTPEKQFTLFFDDVRVPAENLIGEENDGLRQVFMGLNPERIMGAALGNGIGRYALDKASAYARERKVWDVPIGAHQGVSHPLAHAKIQVELARLMTQRAASLHDAGDPGSGEASNMAKYAAAEAGILALDQAIQTHGGNGMATEYGLATLWGPARLMRTAPISREMILNYVAQHSLKLPRSY; encoded by the coding sequence ATGGAACTGCACGAGACCGAGGAACGGCTCGACCTGCGCAAGGCGGTCACCGAGATCGCCCGGGACTTCGGGCACGACTACTACGTGACCAAGTCACTGGCCGGTGAGAAGAGCTCCGAGCTGTGGAACGCCGTGGGCAAACAGGGCTTCCTGGGCGTCAACATCACCGAGGAGTACGGCGGCGGCGGCGGCGGGATCTACGACATGCAGATCGTCGGCGAGGAGCTGGCCGCGGCCGGGTGCCCGCTGCTGATGACGGTGGTCTCCCCGACCATCTGCGGGACGATCATCCAGGCCTACGGCAGCGACGAGCTCAAGGCGCGCTGGCTGCCGGGCATCGCCAGCGGCGAGGTCATCATGTCGTTCGCGATCACCGAGCCGGACGCCGGCTCCAACTCGCACAACATCGCCACGCACGCCAAGAAGGTCGGCGGCGAGTGGGTGCTCAACGGCACCAAGTACTACATCTCCGGCGTCGACGAGGCCGAGGCCATCCTGGTCGTCACCCGCACCTCCACCGACGACCGCGGCCGCGGCCGGCTGAGCCTGATCGTGGTCCCCACCGACGCGCCGGGGCTGACGAGGACCGTCATCCCGGTGCAGGCCGTCACCCCGGAGAAGCAGTTCACCCTGTTCTTCGACGACGTGCGGGTGCCCGCGGAGAACCTCATCGGCGAGGAGAACGACGGCCTGCGCCAGGTGTTCATGGGCCTGAACCCGGAGCGCATCATGGGCGCGGCGCTGGGCAACGGCATCGGCCGCTACGCGCTGGACAAGGCCTCGGCCTACGCCCGGGAGCGCAAGGTCTGGGACGTGCCGATCGGCGCGCACCAGGGCGTGTCCCACCCGCTCGCGCACGCCAAGATCCAGGTCGAGCTGGCCCGGTTGATGACCCAGCGGGCCGCGTCGCTGCACGACGCGGGCGACCCGGGTTCCGGCGAGGCCTCGAACATGGCCAAGTACGCGGCGGCCGAGGCCGGCATCCTGGCGCTGGACCAGGCCATCCAGACCCACGGCGGCAACGGCATGGCCACCGAGTACGGCCTGGCCACGCTGTGGGGCCCGGCCCGACTGATGCGCACCGCACCGATCAGCCGCGAGATGATCCTGAACTACGTGGCCCAGCACAGCCTCAAGCTGCCCCGCTCGTACTGA
- a CDS encoding biotin/lipoyl-binding carrier protein — MPDEVRAEIVASVWKVCVQVGEAVQAGDVLAILESMKMEIPVHAETAGTVRTLSVCEGESVTEGQLLVVLG; from the coding sequence ATGCCAGACGAGGTCCGCGCCGAGATCGTCGCCAGCGTGTGGAAGGTGTGCGTACAGGTGGGCGAGGCGGTGCAGGCCGGCGACGTGCTGGCGATCCTGGAGTCGATGAAGATGGAGATCCCGGTGCACGCCGAGACGGCCGGAACGGTGCGCACGCTCTCCGTCTGCGAGGGCGAGTCGGTCACCGAGGGCCAGCTGCTGGTCGTGCTCGGGTAG